CGTGCTGCCCGCCTTCATCCTCTCCAGGCGTCCCGCATCCTCCTGACTCGTTTCTGCCGATCAACGTGCTTCCGACGCTTCCGGAGCGGTGTAAAATATCGCGACCCCGGCTTGTCGACGGACCTTACAGAAGTCCTGGATCGCCGCATCAAATTCAAAATTTTATTCAATGAATATCGAATATTGAGCAAATGGAACAGAATATGCTGATTCGTGACAAAGGCGCTTGGCTTAAGCCGGATATTAACTTTTTTTTCAGATTTCAGGAGGGTTTTATGCTGAAATTCAAAAAAATAGCATTCCTGGCCCTTATGGCCACCCTGTTCTGCGGAAGTGCGTGGGCGTATTCCTCGGTGATGTGGGATCTGAGCACCATCGGCTATAACGCTTATGTCGGAGGCATCACACCTCTGGACAACATCACCTACGATGAGGTCATCGGCATCACCAACGCCGGGGAGGACTTCCCCTTCAAGTCCCACATCCTGCAGGATCTCGGTGCCGACCATATGCTCTCCAATGGTGACACCTTCACCGAATACGGAGCGTTAGGCATCGTCACCAAGGACGGCACCGCGTCATTTTTCGGAAAATTCGTGACCATCGACGATGTCCTTCAGAATATCCCTGCATACATCTACTATGAATTCGAAGGCCTTGCCGGCTACATCGACAATGTGGTGGGCAACACCTACGACATCATCTTCACTCCTGGGGTCGGCAGCGTTTCCCTGTACGCCTCCACGGACCTTGCAGGCGCCCCGGAATACACCCTGGCCACGTTCGACCTGATCAAGGCCGGCGCCACAGGATTCCTTCTGGACGAAGGCGCTGAACTCAACGGCGCGTTCAGCTTCACCATGGGATTTGCCAGCGTCCTCGACAACTTCTGGTACATCGACGGAAAGGAACTCACGGATCTGAGTTCCATCCTCGGGTATGCCGACATCAACGCCAACCTGCTGACCGCCGTCCCGATCCTTAACGGCGACCAGATTCCGATCGCACTCAACCTGACCGTTGAGAATTCCGGAACGGTCCGCCATGCGCCTGTCCCGGAACCGACGACCGTGATACTCCTCGGTGCCGGACTGCTGGGGCTGGGCTTCATGGCCCGCCGCCGCAAAGCTGAGTAACGTTGCCTCATCGCTCTGCCGAGCCGGGAAGAGACTCTCTTCCCGGCTTTTCGTGCTCACAATTCCCGGCATTTTTCGTACGCCGACAGCAAAACCAGGGGGCCGACCGTGAAGCGAAACGAGCATCTGGAACATCTGAGCGCCCTGGGCTACCTTGACCCCGCCGCCTACCATGACGTCGCATTTTCCCGCAACATAGGCCTGCTCTCGCCCGGAGAACAGGAACGCCTGGCCGGGGCCAGGGTGGCCATACCCGGCATGGGCGGGGTCGGCGGCGTCCACCTGCTCAACCTCGTGCGCACTGGCATCGGAAATTTCAACTTGGCGGACTTCGACGTCTTCGAGGCGGCCAACGTGAACCGGCAGGCCGGGGCCAAGGTGCCGGCCTTCGGCCGCCCCAAGCTCGAGGTCATGATCGGCGAGGCCCTGGCCATCAACCCATTCGTGTCCATCGACCCGTTCTCCGACGGCCTGACCATGGATAACATGGCCAGATTCCTGAGCGGAGTCGACGCGGTCCTCGACGGCCTCGATTTTTTCCAGTTCGAAATCCGGCGCACGCTTTTCAATACGGCCCGTTCCATGGGCATCCCGGTCATCACCGCCGGCCCCCTGGGCTTCAGCTCCGCGTTGCTGGTCTTCACCGCGGACGGCATGTCCTTCGATGAGTACTTCGACGTACGCGATAGCCTGTCCATGGAGGAGAAGTACCTGCATTTCGCCATGGGCCTTGCGCCCAGGCCGACGCAGATCGGCTACATGGACCTCTCCCGCGTGGATCTGCGCGGCGGCAAGGGGCCGTCCTTGAGCATCGCCTGCCAGCTTTGCGCCGCCCTCGCCGCGACCGAGGCCGTACGTGTCATCCTGGGCAGGCCGGGCCTGAAGCCTGCGCCCTCTTTCCTGCAGGTCGACCCGTATCTCCGCACGCTGCGCCAGGGCAGGCTGCCCTGGGGCAACCGCTCGCCCCTACAGCGCCTCAAGATCTGGTACGTGCGCAACGTGCTCCTCGCCGCCGCGGCCAAGGCCCGGCCGGAAGTACCGCCAATGCCGGCCGCGGTCGACACGCCATCCGCCGTTCCGTCGCCCGAGATGGCGGACTACCTGCTCCAGGCCGCCGTGCGCGCCCCCTCGGGCGACAACGTCCAGCCATGGCGCTTTCGGCTGACAGACAACGCCATCCAGGTCTTCATGGATTCCGACGCGGACAGGTCATTCTTCAACATCCGCCAGACCGCATCGGTCATCGCTTCCGGGGCTGCGCTGGAGAACATCTCCCTGGCAGCCGCGTCCGCTGGGTTGCGCGCGACCGTGACGATACGGCCGGACGCCGCGCAGGAGAATCTCATGGCCGAGGTGCGATTTGAACCCGGCGCCCCCGACCCATCACCCCTGGCGCGCTGCATATGGACGCGCTGTACCAACCGCCGTCCGTACTCGCGACGGCCGTTGCCGGCCTGGCTGCAGGAAGATCTCAAAGCTCGCCTGACTGACATGCCCGGTGCGGACCTGCACCTGCTGACGACGCGCAGCCAGCTGCGCAGGCTGGCCAGGGTGGTCTACCTGGCGGACAGAATCCGCACGGAGCACAGGGGACTGCACGAACATTTCGTCTCCATGGTCCGCTTCAGCGCCCACGACGCACAGCGGACGCGGGACGGCCTGCCTTTGCCGAACCTTGAGGCCGGCCGGGCCGGTGACGTCTTCCTGCGTCTGACCAGGCCGTGGCAGGCCATGCGCATCGCCAATGCCCTGCGCCTCGGACGGCTGGCCGCCCTGCACTCGGGCCGCGGCATCCTCGCCAGCGGGGCTGCGGGGCTGGTTGTCGTCGATGGTTTCGAAGAGCGCGACTTTCTGCTCGGCGGGCAGGCGCTGCAGCGGATCTGGCTGGCCCTGGACCATCACGGCCTGCAGATGCAGCCCATGACGGCCGTTACGCTGTTCTGGCTGCGCTGGCTGTGGGAAGGGGAGGATGCCTTTGCCGGCGGCCACAGGTCAATGCTTGAAGTGGTCTGGGACGAGTTGCAGGCGCTCTTCACAGGCGTGAATTTCAACCGTCAGGGTCTGGTCATGCTGTTCCGCACCGGCTATGGCCCAGGGATACGCCACCGTACCCTGCGCAAGGGCGTCGACACCTTTCGCATGCCATGAAATAAAGCCCGCGACGTTCACCCGGGCCGGAGGCTTCCGAATTCTGCAGGGTGTCGGAAAAGTTTACAGCCCCAAAAAAATGAAGGGTCCGAAACGGTAGTTGTTTCGGACCCTCCCTGTAAACGGCGCGCTTGAGCGTCTACCTGCGCAACCTGCGTCCCATGAAGGCCAGGGCCGACATGCCAAGCCCCAGCAGGATCAGGGTCGAAGGCTCAGGTACGATGTTGCGCTGGAACGCACCGGAAAGATAGATTTCTTCCGGTCCGTCATTGAGGTTCGTGAAGTATGGGGTGAAGGAGATGATCCGTCCGGTGGCGTTGTAGAGCGCCAGGTCCAGATCGGGCGCATAGAGCAGGAAGTCTGCGAATCCGCCGCCGATGTTGCTGTTCACGGTCGAACTATTTGTCGCGGATATCGGGAAGGTGATCTCTTCCGGGACTTTGACCAAATCCATCTGGTTGTAGACTCCGTTGGTCGAATTATCGAAAGACCAGGACCTGACCACGTCGCCGTTGGCCTCGGTGATGGTGACGATGCCGCTC
This region of Desulfomicrobium escambiense DSM 10707 genomic DNA includes:
- a CDS encoding ThiF family adenylyltransferase; translated protein: MKRNEHLEHLSALGYLDPAAYHDVAFSRNIGLLSPGEQERLAGARVAIPGMGGVGGVHLLNLVRTGIGNFNLADFDVFEAANVNRQAGAKVPAFGRPKLEVMIGEALAINPFVSIDPFSDGLTMDNMARFLSGVDAVLDGLDFFQFEIRRTLFNTARSMGIPVITAGPLGFSSALLVFTADGMSFDEYFDVRDSLSMEEKYLHFAMGLAPRPTQIGYMDLSRVDLRGGKGPSLSIACQLCAALAATEAVRVILGRPGLKPAPSFLQVDPYLRTLRQGRLPWGNRSPLQRLKIWYVRNVLLAAAAKARPEVPPMPAAVDTPSAVPSPEMADYLLQAAVRAPSGDNVQPWRFRLTDNAIQVFMDSDADRSFFNIRQTASVIASGAALENISLAAASAGLRATVTIRPDAAQENLMAEVRFEPGAPDPSPLARCIWTRCTNRRPYSRRPLPAWLQEDLKARLTDMPGADLHLLTTRSQLRRLARVVYLADRIRTEHRGLHEHFVSMVRFSAHDAQRTRDGLPLPNLEAGRAGDVFLRLTRPWQAMRIANALRLGRLAALHSGRGILASGAAGLVVVDGFEERDFLLGGQALQRIWLALDHHGLQMQPMTAVTLFWLRWLWEGEDAFAGGHRSMLEVVWDELQALFTGVNFNRQGLVMLFRTGYGPGIRHRTLRKGVDTFRMP
- a CDS encoding PEP-CTERM sorting domain-containing protein: MLKFKKIAFLALMATLFCGSAWAYSSVMWDLSTIGYNAYVGGITPLDNITYDEVIGITNAGEDFPFKSHILQDLGADHMLSNGDTFTEYGALGIVTKDGTASFFGKFVTIDDVLQNIPAYIYYEFEGLAGYIDNVVGNTYDIIFTPGVGSVSLYASTDLAGAPEYTLATFDLIKAGATGFLLDEGAELNGAFSFTMGFASVLDNFWYIDGKELTDLSSILGYADINANLLTAVPILNGDQIPIALNLTVENSGTVRHAPVPEPTTVILLGAGLLGLGFMARRRKAE